In Nicotiana tabacum cultivar K326 chromosome 2, ASM71507v2, whole genome shotgun sequence, the following proteins share a genomic window:
- the LOC107816631 gene encoding ABC transporter G family member 20-like, whose product MSSLGGGDDMSSASDLPFLGPRTNMDLQEFSRKPRHNVSVTLGELLKRVGDSTEETYNNNSLELGNNYSNIATPSSFPFILSFHNLSYSVKVKSKMALPKCLRKDKDNALLDDNMKMLLNDISGEAREGEIMAVLGASGSGKSTLIDALADRISRESLKGTVTLNGEVLESKLLKVISAYVMQDDLLFPMLTVEETLMFSAEFRLPRTLSKSKKKARVQALIDQLGLTTAAKTVIGDEGHRGVSGGERRRVSIGIDIIHDPIVLFLDEPTSGLDSTSAYMVVKVLQRIAQSGGIVIMSIHQPSYRILSLLDHLIILSRGNTVFTSSPSSLQHFFAEFGNPIPENENRIEFALDFIRELEGTPNGTKNLVEFNKTWQRKKNSNSSSFFYNGSKPSLKDAISASVSRGKLVSGGTNIDPSLSSSNVPKFANPFWVDMVVIAKRSMLNSMRMPELFGMRFGAVVVTGVILATIFWKLDNSPKGVQERVGFFAFAMSTTFYTCAEAIPVFLQERYIFMRETAYNAYRRSSYVLSHAIISLPSILVLSIAFAVITYWSVGLAGGVSGFLFFLLFMVASFWAGSSFVTFLSGVIYNVMMAYTVVVAILAYFVLFSGYFISRDRIPPYWIWFHYMSLVKYPYQGVLQNEFDDPLECFVKGIQIFDGSPLRAVPEQLKIKLLHNMSKTLGMNITSSTCLTTGADILKQTGVNDLNKWSCLWIAIALGFFFRILFYFALVIGSKNKRR is encoded by the coding sequence ATGTCTAGTCTTGGCGGAGGCGACGACATGTCTTCAGCCAGTGATCTTCCATTTTTAGGTCCAAGAACAAACATGGATCTTCAAGAATTCAGTAGAAAACCAAGACACAATGTCTCTGTCACACTAGGTGAACTATTAAAACGCGTTGGCGACTCTACTGAGGAAACATACAACAATAATTCCCTTGAACTTGGAAATAACTACTCCAATATTGCTACTCCATCTTCATTTCCCTTTATTCTTTCTTTCCACAATCTCAGCTATAGTGTTAAAGTTAAAAGCAAAATGGCACTTCCTAAGTGCTTGAGGAAGGATAAGGACAATGCGTTGCTAGACGATAACATGAAGATGTTGTTGAATGACATATCAGGAGAAGCCAGAGAAGGTGAAATCATGGCTGTACTTGGAGCTAGTGGTTCGGGAAAATCTACTTTGATCGATGCACTTGCAGATCGAATATCAAGAGAAAGCCTAAAAGGGACAGTAACTTTAAATGGTGAAGTTCTTGAATCAAAACTTCTTAAAGTAATCTCAGCTTATGTTATGCAAGATGATCTCTTGTTTCCAATGTTAACTGTTGAAGAAACACTCATGTTTTCAGCCGAGTTTCGTCTTCCAAGGACTTTATCTAAGTCCAAGAAGAAAGCTAGAGTTCAAGCATTAATCGATCAATTAGGCCTTACAACTGCTGCTAAAACAGTGATTGGAGATGAAGGCCATAGGGGAGTTTCTGGTGGCGAAAGAAGGCGTGTTTCTATTGGCATTGACATAATTCATGACCCTATTGTCCTTTTTCTTGATGAACCAACTTCAGGGCTTGATTCCACTAGTGCATATATGGTTGTAAAAGTCTTGCAAAGAATTGCACAAAGTGGTGGTATTGTGATCATGTCAATTCATCAACCAAGCTATAGAATCTTGAGTCTTTTGGACCATTTGATCATCCTTTCGCGTGGAAACACAGTCTTTACTAGCTCTCCTTCAAGTTTACAACATTTTTTTGCTGAATTTGGAAATCCAATCCCAGAAAATGAAAACAGGATAGAGTTTGCTTTGGATTTCATAAGAGAACTTGAAGGAACTCCAAATGGAACCAAGAATTTAGTGGAGTTCAACAAAACATGGCAAAGGAAAAAAAACTCAAATAGTAGCAGCTTCTTTTACAATGGATCAAAACCATCACTCAAAGATGCCATAAGTGCAAGTGTTTCAAGAGGGAAATTAGTTTCAGGAGGAACAAATATCGACCCGAGTCTTTCTTCTTCAAATGTCCCAAAATTTGCTAATCCATTTTGGGTTGATATGGTCGTGATAGCCAAAAGATCTATGTTGAATTCCATGAGAATGCCTGAGCTATTTGGTATGCGTTTTGGCGCTGTTGTTGTCACTGGTGTTATACTAGCCACTATTTTTTGGAAATTGGACAATTCTCCAAAAGGGGTTCAAGAAAGGGTAGGATTTTTTGCCTTTGCAATGTCAACAACTTTTTATACTTGTGCTGAAGCAATCCCAGTCTTTCTTCAAGAAAGGTACATTTTCATGAGAGAGACTGCTTATAACGCTTATCGTCGTTCCTCTTATGTTCTTTCACATGCCATTATCTCACTTCCTTCCATATTAGTCCTCTCCATTGCATTTGCTGTCATAACTTATTGGTCTGTGGGATTAGCCGGTGGCGTTTCAGgtttccttttcttcttgcttTTTATGGTTGCCTCATTTTGGGCTGGAAGTTCATTTGTCACATTCCTTTCTGGTGTCATCTACAATGTTATGATGGCTTACACGGTTGTTGTCGCGATATTGGCTTATTTCGTGTTGTTTAGTGGCTATTTCATTAGTCGTGATCGGATCCCTCCTTATTGGATATGGTTTCACTATATGTCCTTAGTGAAATATCCTTATCAAGGGGTGTTACAGAATGAATTTGATGATCCTCTTGAGTGTTTTGTAAAGGGTATTCAGATTTTCGACGGTTCGCCTTTGAGGGCTGTACCTGAGCAGTTGAAGATCAAGTTGCTCCACAACATGAGCAAGACTTTGGGAATGAACATAACAAGTTCAACATGTTTGACAACAGGAGCAGATATATTGAAACAAACTGGTGTGAATGACTTAAACAAATGGTCTTGTTTGTGGATTGCTATTGCT